Genomic window (Mycosarcoma maydis chromosome 5, whole genome shotgun sequence):
AGCATTCAACTTGTCAATACCCTGCCGCATTGCATTGCTTCGAGTTGTGCTTACACCGAGTCGCCGTCTACGAAGAGTTCTTCTCGTTCTGTGATCAGGTTCTTGCGAATGTGACCAATCAAGAAGCTGACATTGGTCTCATTACCAGCTGTATCGGTTCGCGGTATTGTCAGCGtgtgcttcttctcgtgTGGCGGTGCCAGCAGAAGCTCGGTGCCTCCTCCAAACTCGACGCGGATCTCGACTGTGTCTTGCGACATTCTCGTTGGCACACGCTTTTTGCTTGGCGGACGTATGCGTTCGGTGCTTGGAAATGCTATGCTCCGGCCGTCATCAAGGGTTGATATAGTGAAGGCAGCCCACAGATTCAGACGCGAAAcaaaaatcgtgaatacatCCCTCCATGGAATAGTCTCGGATCGGGAGAATCGGGGAACCGATTTGCGAGAAACGAAAGAGTCCCAagtcgtcatcatcttgcgTATTGCAGTCCTCAGCGTGCCAGGCCTACTGCCACCTGACCATGTTCATCTGGCACTTCGTTTGCGGGACAAGCATGTACCTTCGGAGATCCACATGCACAGGCAGCAAAAGTCACTCTCGCAAACTTGTAAAGGGTGGGCAGATGACTGTCGAGTTGGTGCAAAACAGACAGACCCATCGAAACACACATTTACGATTCAAGATGAGGTCTGAATATCGTTAGACAATATCAGTCAATATagcgttgctgctcagaAGTGTCGCAATACCGTATTCAGGTCTTGTAGGCCCCAATGCACTCCACGAATGGGAACCATGTCAATCCACAAAAGGCTCTTCCTGTAAGCCTCTTGCCTCCAAAGAATCAAAGCCAGTTCGTGTTGAAGGTCCATCTCTTTGCCCACACTGTCCTCTGGATGGACGATAGTGGTGAACCAAATAGCTCGGTTGCCTTGAGCGCGTGAACCCCTTACTCCGATCTTGATCGCGCCCTTGAGTTTTCCCGTGACAACCGCagtctcgagcagcttgttctTGAATTCAGGAATGCGTTTATCGAAATCATCTGCGCCGACGTGCGCAGGTTCAAATGGAATATGTCCATGTGCTTTTTCGTACTCCTCCTGTGCACCATTCCACATGAAGAAGTCGTACTCGTATGGCTGTTTTACAGCCAGAGCGAACAGAGGAACAAGTATGACCAtggacagcagcaccgctgGGGATTTAAGAGATAGCATGATGGGGTCACGAGCGGGTGGAGTCGCGGACGTTGCTGCGGCAATACGAGTACTATGCAAGGTGAGATCCAGCCTAGTTCCACGACTGGGTCCCATCCAACAGCACAACTTGCCCTGCTGACTACCGTACGTGCGACATTGAAGGACCTTCCCCACCGCACTACAGCCTCAGAATGACGACCAAATACTTATCGGTATTCACATTTCTAGCACCCGGTTCATCGGCAAGtgtacaatcacgaattagACACCCTCCTCAATTTGACTGCAGAGTTGGCGCGTAGAGCGAGGCTCGTCTCTAGACGACGGCTCTCGGCAATATCCACAAAGCACATTCAGCTTCTTG
Coding sequences:
- a CDS encoding ubiquitin-related modifier URM1 (related to ubiquitin related modifier URM1); protein product: MSQDTVEIRVEFGGGTELLLAPPHEKKHTLTIPRTDTAGNETNVSFLIGHIRKNLITEREELFVDGDSVRPGILVLINNGDWELEGEGDYVLQDGDEVVFISTLHGG